Proteins encoded together in one Candidatus Sulfotelmatobacter sp. window:
- a CDS encoding DUF1801 domain-containing protein, with amino-acid sequence MKGKAAAKTVDEYLAQLPEPPRSTLKHVRAVIQSVVPKETTEVISYGIPMFKNNGMLVGYAAFKNHCGLFPTGRAS; translated from the coding sequence ATGAAAGGCAAAGCTGCCGCTAAAACCGTAGACGAATATCTGGCTCAACTTCCCGAACCGCCGCGCAGCACGCTGAAACATGTTCGTGCCGTGATTCAGTCGGTGGTGCCGAAGGAAACGACCGAAGTAATCAGCTACGGGATTCCAATGTTCAAGAACAACGGAATGCTCGTTGGCTACGCGGCATTTAAAAATCATTGCGGCTTATTTCCGACCGGTCGGGCGTCATGA